The genomic stretch GGCTGCAGTCGCAGGCAGCGGTGCTGGCCCAGTCACTGCACGACTACTGGCAGCATGTTAGGAGGGATCAAAACGCGGAGGACTTGCATGTTTGGATTCTGAACGGGAACGGCGAGTTTTTGGTCTCGAGCTTAACAAGCTTATCGGAGGATAACTCAGACTTCGCTTGGATTATGGACAAGGTAAACAATATGAGAGTCATTTGGAACCTGTCGTTACCGCTTAGAATAAAGGTGTTCTCTTGGAGATTTTTTGCTAAAAGAATTCCTGTCAAAGACCTTATGCTACAGTGGGGTGTTTCCAATTTTCCAACGTATGTTTGCGTTTTTTGTTCGGCTCAACCGAAAAGTTTGGAACACTTGTTTTTTGATTGTTTGATCTCTAAAGAGGTGTGGGAAGAATATTTATTTCGATGGGAGAAGCTAGCCATATTTCTTTTCAAGATTTCATGTGTTTTGAGTCTATTCAAAACAAGGTGAAGAATTCCAAAATCAAGGCCTCGATTAATGTTATTTGTATAGCCACTGTTTGGAGCTTGTGGATAATGAGAAATTCTATTATTTTCGAGGATAAATCGTATAGTTTTGATGAGGTGTTTTCTAATACTTTGTTTCTCTCTTGGAGATGGTTAGGTTTATCTCATAAATTAGCTCAGGATAGTTTTTATGTCTGGtacaagagacttttggattgtTTCAAGTATAATTAGTTTCCTGTGATGTAaaggttgcacccctagtgcgatttcttttaatcatttgcctattgaaaaaaaatagtttgaagaTTGAAAAAACATTAGAGAAACAAAATAAATACTATTATCAAACTAGAACATACAAAAATGAATGAAACCAATGCCTGAATCAGAAGAAGGTGAACTATAATTTAATGACACTAATAATAGATAGTTACATTATAatttaacaaaattaatattaaacTTTATATCAAATCTAActtaattgtttgttttttatgtcaaaatatatatacatatatcaagTAACTATTTTTAAGTTATAAAACATAAGATAGAGACaaaaattaaatagttttaaaatagaaaaaaaaagttaGCAAGTAAAAATAGAGAGACCAGAATTATTTTTTGGTAAGAGAAGAATATTTCTGTACTATAATCTTTGTTTtgcaatttatattaaatatcattggtatttttaaaaaagtttaaagaCATTTACTATTAAAATAAGAAAACTATAAGATAATTTATAGAAGGCTAATTTACCagcatttagaaaaaaaaattaaaaaaacacggatgatatattttctctctctattttttatatttatttaattttctagGACCTAGAGGCTCTACTGTTGGAGGAGGAGCATTCGGTCAACACGGCCCTTTCATGCCCACCATGAGGGGTTTGATAAAAAATAGTACAGCTGAAATAAAGGTAATTTTACTTAACagaaatgctattcttacaccaattcctacacctacaccgtatgtacggacgacactgttcatgtacggatgatactgttcatgtacggacgaatactattcatgtacggcgtgaatactattcatgtacggacatttatttttaatacctgaacgtgcattaaccaacttcattactgcattaaccaaatttttacactgcattaaccaagtttgatgactgctaaaaattattttttatacatggattttgcattaaccaactttattactgcattaaccaaatttttacacagcattaaccaagtttggtgattgctaaaaattatttttaatacctgaatgttgcattaactaactttattactgcattaaccaaatttttacactacattaaccaaatacgatgaacagtgtttggtgtaaatATTTAATGTAATAAatagtgtaagaatagcattactctttTACTTAAacaacttgatttttcttttagtTGTAAGGCTTGATTTTTCAACCGGAATACAATTTTAGATTTACGAAAACTTTTAGTATAGTAGCAAGTGAAGTGataaaactatttattttattgtttttatttaacatatatattattatattattattattattaaaaaattttataCTAAATAACGTAAAATAATGAACGACATCTCTCCTTAGCTAAATTAAACACCATGTTAAATTTCATatgtataattattattatttttttttaataagcaattgattgaacagctcgcactaggggtgcaacccttacaaaaaaaCACCAAGCACTAAAGACTGCTTGTGtcggataaaggaagtttaaaccacTCATAATAGGTTGGTGTAAACTTAGTATATCCGCTAtacaaccatctccaagaaagaaaaacaatgttAGAACAAATAACATCGAAGCAAAACTCCTCCCCCTTGAAGATAATAGCATTCCTCAtaaaccaaatgctccaaatagTAGCCACCCaaacaaaattgattaaaattcttCGCTTGCGACAATTCACCTTTTCTTGAATAACATCGAAACAAAGAAACTCCTCCACATTAATCGCCTCCGAAATTCCAAGCCAAATAAAAACATGTTTCCAAATTATTTTCACCTCTTGACAGGTGAAAAAAAGATGAGAAGATGATTCAACGGAAGAACCACACATCACACAATCCGGGCTCGATACATTAGCAACACCTCTTTTCAATAATTGATCTCTAGTAGGAAGCCGATCAATAAAGAATCTCCAAGCAAAGACCTTAATCTTGGGTGGTAGTTTTAGCTCCCACATCACTTTCAAGGGATTAATCAAATgataatcccatgcaaaagattTGGCGCTATCAATCACGTGAGTGATGCTCGCAACGGTGAAATCCTTATACTCGTCTAAAGACCACTCAAAAGTGTCGCAACCATTCTCACTAGGCGTGAATCCCCGAATGCGGTCGCAAAACCGAGTCCAATTTGGACTGGCTGCTGCCGCGGCTGTGTTGGAGAAGCCGTGAGTAGCTCCGGCTGAAAAAAGGCCTCCAAAATCCCACCTAACCGAACCTTCTATCCGCACTAACACCTCCGCCACCGTACAATGCTTCCAATTTGACAATTCATACAAGTCCGGAAATTCCGTGCAAAGAGATTGTTCTCCCAACCAATTATTAAGCCAAAAAAGAACATCCATTCCATTTTTGCAAGAGCAATTGAAACATCCGGAGAAACCGTTATCAATAATGTTATCCAACAAATTTTCCGTGCACATATCTCTCCACCAAATGGAATCATCACTTCTATGAAAAACACCCCCAACCTCTTGAATTCTTGTTTTATGACAAGCATACCTCACCTTAAAGAATCTTTGCCAAATAGCATCATTATCATGAaggattctccacttccatttcaaAAGGAGAGCTTTGTTCATTTCTCTTACATCTCTAACCCCCAAACCACCCTTCTCCTTTGGCCTACACACCACCTCCCACTTAACCCAATGaatgctcctattttcaaacttcccACTCCATAAAAACTCACTTTGGATTTTCCTTATTGTTTTGGCGATGTTCCCGGGAATCTTGAAAAAGGAGAGAGTAAAAATAGGAATGGAATTCAAAACCGAATTGATTAAAGTTACTCTACAACCCATTGAAATGTTTCTTCCCTTCCACGAGGAAAGCCGCCTCTTTATATTATTGACCACTTCCAACCACACCTTCTTCCTTCTAGGATTGTCCCCCACCATGATTCCAAGAAACTTGAAAGGAGCCACCCCTTTCTTGCAAGAGAGAAAAGTCAATGCGGCATTCATGTACCACTCACCAACATTCACCCCTATAATATTGCTTTTGGAAAAATTAATCCTCAACCCGGAAACCAATTCAAACCCTCTCAAAATCACCTTCATATTCCAAATATTATCACAAGACGCTTCACCGAGGATtatagtgtcatccgcaaattgtaaaaTGTCCACACTATCGGTCTCCCCGTACATAAAAGTTTTGAAGTTCCCCACCTctaccgacttcttcactaaaGCGGTCAATCCTTCCATGGCAAtaacaaagagaaaaggagacAAAGGATCACCTTGTCTTAATCCTCTTTGCACCTTAAACTCTTTAGTAGCGCTTCCATTAACCAACACGGACATGTGATTGTTGAAAATACAAGcatccatccacttcatccaccTAGATCCAAAACCCATCCTCAACAAAGTTTCTCTAAGGTATTGCCAAGATACGGAATCATACGCCTTTTCAAAGTCCACCTTGAGAATGAGACAACTACGTTTCTTCCTCCTCGTCCAATCTAAAATTTCATTGACCAAAAGAACACCATCCATCATATTCCTTCCCGGAACAAAAGCGGTTTGATTGGTAGACACCAAATTCCCAATGACCTCCTTCAATCTAGCCGCTAAAATTTTCACAATGATTTTGTAGATGCTACCCACCAAACAAATGGGACGATACTCGCCTAAAGATTGAGGGTTGTTggtttttggaatcaaagcaagGAAAGATGAAGTGATAGATTTCACAAGAGAACCTTTAAGATAAAAGTCATTGCACATTTTCAAAACGTCAACCCGAATCACGCTCCAAAACCTCTTGAAGAAATCTAAAGAATATCCATCCGGGCCGGCACTTTTGTTGCCATCACAAGCCCAAATGGCCTCCCTAATTTCCAACTCCGAGAAAGGGCGCTCTACACTCAATCCCTCCGCTACATGAAGCTTCTTCAACTCCAAACCACTAAGGTTCGGCCTCCCCTCCTCGGGATCCTCGAAgaaagatttgaaatgattaaaaGTAAAGTCTTTTACCTCATTAACATCCTCGATCACACCTCTACTAGACAAAAGAGAGCACAAAGAATTCCTCCGTCTTCTCTCTTTAAGAGAATTATGAAAGTACCTCGTGTTGCAATCACCTTCGGCAAGCCACAATTGTCTTGACTTTAAGCGAAGAAAACCTTCTTTCTTATTAATATTGTCCCAAAACATAATTGCCGCCTTAGATCTTTTTACCACCTCCTCCTCCGGAACATTACCTCCTTATTCCATAAAGACAATTTGAGTTTTAGAGCCTTCATTTTTTCAACAAGACAATAGTCCCCCCTACCCTTCACCTCCAAAGAGTTCCACTCCCTCTCCACAAAAGAGAAAAAGTCCTTGTGACTAAACCAAAGATTATTGAATCTAAAAGGTTTGGGTCCCCAATTCCTTTTGTTGTCACGAATCCAAATGGGAGCATGATCCGATACATCTCTTCCTCCTATAGATTGTCCTTCAACCTTCCAATCATCAATGAAGGAAGGAGTCAACATGAATCTATCCAATCTACTCATCGCGCTACCACACTTATTAGACCAAGTGAACTTCCCTCCAATCGTGGGTGGATCCaccaactccatctctttaatgaAATCTTTAAAGTCGTCCATCTCCCTTTTATAATTCTTCTTCGAAACACCTACTCTCTCCTCCGGAGAAGTAACCATATTGAAGTCCCCTCCCAAACACCAAGAGCCAACAACACTCCTCCTCTTCAAATCCACAAGCTTCCTCCATGAGTTCATTCGGACGTTATGATCACAAGAAGCATATATGTTGATGAAATATATTCTTTTGTTATCCTTTTCCATACACACACCTAAATAACTATCTCCACGAAAACTGTAAATGAGATTGAACAAATCTTTCTTCCACATAATAAGAATACCTCCCGCTGACCCTACGGCCTCTAAGTGAGACCACTCCACCCACTCATCACCCCACAACTCCTCAACCTGTTGATGATCTACATCCCTCAACTTGGTTTCTTGAATAAAAGCTACATCCACCCTACCTCTCTGAATATTAAAACCGATTCTCTTCCTCTTCACCCTCTTACCTCCTCCTCTGATGTTAAGAGAGAAAATAATCATTTCAACCCGTTGATAGACTCCTTCAAAGACTCCTTCTCTTTGTGACCCCTTAACTCCATCTCCTCCAATTTTTTTATTGGTTTGCAAAATTCAGAGTTAGCGATCCCCAACATGTTCATAGACTTCCATAACCCCTCAGATGAAGCTCCTATGCCTCTCTTTAGAACTCTACCATTGCAGTTCCTCACATCCGAATCCGTAAgagaattgtttgaaaaagaatGCTCCTCAATAAAATCTCCTTTGTCAGTCCTCTGTTCGGCCTCTGCTTGCAAAGGAAACAACAAATCTGGAGGATAGCAGAAATTATCCACCCTCTCACCCAAGTTGAAAATCTCCCTCATATGCTTTCTCACCTTCCTGGAGTTTTTCAATTTAAAGCATTGATCGTCAAAAGACAAAACCTCTCCCACGCCTTTTTCCATTCCTACGTGCATGGATAAGCCCTCCTCCAATAGAGTGTTCTCCTTTTGTGAAGCCCCGGGTCCCACCGAAATACAagcagaattaattaaattaataggaTTAATTTTATCACTAGGCGACAAAACTGATCCAAGTGCGTTAATTTTTGAAAATCCACAATTGTTTCTTTCCAAAAAAACCTTCTGGGCCGCCCCCCCATTAACGTTTGGCCCACCAATAGCATGGCCCACAGCGCCCTTTACACAACTAGGGTTAGTGCCACCCTCTACCTCTCTCTTCTGCTTAGCCGTTTCTGTACCTCCTTTACTCTCCTTCCCAGAAATGTCAACAAACCCTGTACCCACCACCCTACTTTCACTTGAAAAACTATCTGAGCCATCCTGAACTATCTTCTCTGACATTGAAACACCCCCTTTGTAGCTAGAATCCTTAACGCCCTCACCGAGAATCCTACCACCCTACACCTGAACCATAGACTTCCCTGCTCCTCTGACATCTCTCTGGGAAACTGTTCCAAATTCGTCCACCCACGCgctatcaacatcttcctccTCCACCTCCTCCGATTCTCTCTCCGCCATGGATTCTGAGTCACCTGTGTCCTCCGATGAcattatataaaattatgtttttatataaTCAACTTCGatgatattatataaaatttatgatataaaattttcttaagtttttttatttatgcaAACTTATTACTTATAGCTATAAATTTGctaaacaaatattaatatattagttGTTAATTTAGACTAATATGTTGGGTTATATTAAAAAACTTTATAGAGTTTGATTATTTCTccttgtttaatttttttaattaaaaaaattaaaatttgaataatTATGTTTGAttacttaattaataaaattaatttttgtactaatttatttttacaaaactATAGGTACAattttttagttaataattatgGCTCTTTCTAATATTTAGACAAAAATCAACACTTTTTCTTACAACAAGTGCAAAATTCgacatttattattaataaaactaTCTATGTAATATCATTTTATTAGTACTAATTAAGTCTTTGATAAAAGTTAtcgtaaaatattattattacagTGGCAAACATGCTTATCTTGATTCTCCTGCTGGGGTGAGTTTTTCTTACTCCACCAACAGTTATGACTATTTGCTTGTTCCTTATGAAATGAGAGGTAATAAACTTAAAATTTagcaatttttatattattttatcaatgcTATAAATTTTATCATTACTAACTCTTGTGATTTCCAGGAAGGGATCACCTTGTTTTCCTTCAGCATTGGTTCAACAAATTCCCAGATTTCAAGACCAATGAATTCTTCATGGCAGGAGAGGGCTATGCAGGTAATATTTGTgtttaatgattttttattttatttttggattttgtttaTTAATGATTCTTTATTTGATTGTCTTCAAGTAACTTTACATCTCAACTTGCACAACTCATTCTCGAAACCAAATCCAAAATAAATTTAAAGGGGATTGTTGTGAGTAAAAAAgtttttcattttaataattattagaataaaaataatttcttcattttctttcgaaggacatggaaaatcatttttgtACAATACTGGTTTTTCTTTAGTACGATGGAaaaaaaattttagaattttcaaaCCGTGCaagatagatttttttttattaatataatatatttttcgtAAATATTTGTTGTAAATAGCTTTAACATGCTAATATAATATATATGACAAAATATGtgaaaaactaacaccaccattaGTAGTAGCCAATGAACAAATAAATTTGTGACTCTCTTTATTTTATTAGATGATAAATAGATTTTAATACTATATATGAAAAATAACAGACTTatttaatggtttttttttttcagaTAAGAAATACtcttttggagtaagataatgaCTATAACTCCACGGATGATTTATGTGGTCATGCTTCTATTAGAAAGGAGTATATcactaaaaaaaaatatagtgAAGCTTGCGAGGATACTAATACAAAGATGTCCATTGAGGTGTGTAAGGAATATATGGATTTTCTTAAAAGGATATTTTCATgtatatttgttttaataatatttCACTTTATTAACTTGAGTTTACATTTCATCATGTGCAGGTGAATGGTTATACTAACACATTCAATGTGTATGCTAACACTTGCCTAGCCCCTCGAGAAAATGAAAGTTACCTACaggtatatataattttttttcgaattctttaagtttaaattaccatttataaatttgtttttaatgttATTCTTATGCCTATTCTTTTTCGTTGTTTAGTAAACAGAAGATAAAACTTATGCATACATGAATAAACAAGGAACTAATGCATACATGAATAAACAAGGAACATTAAAATCTTTACATGCATAGCCGGTAGGGATTTAAAAATGGTCCATTTGCGACCAATAAGTTTTTTCATTGAcataaatattttgttatatggttatagtttttttttttatttttaaattgattag from Vicia villosa cultivar HV-30 ecotype Madison, WI linkage group LG4, Vvil1.0, whole genome shotgun sequence encodes the following:
- the LOC131594760 gene encoding uncharacterized protein LOC131594760, with the translated sequence MTLTDPHISRHRGAQTCSATVKAPLLPSHDLDPSSPSKLPDLSVLLLEHLVSMSLLNPQSKDQKVFGQSSTKGPRGSTVGGGAFGQHGPFMPTMRGLIKNSTAEIKEGITLFSFSIGSTNSQISRPMNSSWQERAMQIRNTLLE